One segment of Thermus tengchongensis DNA contains the following:
- the radA gene encoding DNA repair protein RadA codes for MAKTSYTCVECGYRTPKPLGRCPACGAWESFQEVTLSPARVPSRQAHLEVPSPIPLSQVNEAEEKRFSSGLSEVDRVLGGGFVPGEVVLLGGEPGVGKSTLLLELAKHLTKKVYYLAGEESPAQIKLRARRLGVQDLLLLKETRLEPLLSLLERDPPEVLFVDSIQTIEAGGSPGSLVAVREATHAFVRLAKEEGITTLLVGHVTKEGVVAGPKSIEHAVDATLYLETAGVYRVLRSAKNRFGPVGELGVFRMEEEGLVEVKNPSEAFLLERPLGVPGSAIALVLAGERALALEVQALAAKTPFPAPRRVVQGLDPRRVDMVLAVLERRLGLPLGNLDVYVNLAGGLRVSDPGLDLAVALAVYSAVVGRPLPPDLALVGEVGLLGEVRSVMGLERRLREGERAGFARFLHPGNTRALGEAVEQYLG; via the coding sequence ATGGCCAAGACCTCCTACACCTGCGTGGAATGCGGTTACCGCACCCCCAAGCCCCTGGGGCGGTGCCCGGCCTGCGGCGCCTGGGAGAGCTTCCAGGAGGTCACCCTCTCCCCCGCCCGTGTCCCATCCCGCCAAGCCCACTTGGAAGTCCCCTCGCCGATTCCCCTTTCCCAGGTGAACGAGGCCGAGGAGAAGCGCTTTTCCTCGGGTCTTTCTGAGGTAGACCGGGTCCTGGGCGGGGGGTTCGTGCCGGGGGAGGTGGTCCTCCTCGGGGGAGAACCCGGGGTGGGCAAGAGCACCCTCCTTCTGGAGCTGGCCAAGCACCTCACCAAGAAGGTTTACTACCTGGCCGGAGAGGAATCCCCGGCCCAGATCAAGCTGCGGGCCAGGAGGCTTGGGGTCCAGGACCTCCTCCTCCTCAAGGAAACCCGCCTGGAACCCCTTCTTTCCCTCCTGGAGCGGGACCCTCCTGAGGTGCTTTTTGTGGACTCCATACAAACGATTGAGGCGGGAGGAAGCCCAGGCAGCCTGGTGGCGGTGCGGGAGGCCACCCATGCCTTCGTGCGCTTGGCCAAGGAGGAGGGCATCACCACCCTTTTGGTGGGCCACGTGACCAAGGAAGGGGTGGTGGCGGGGCCCAAGAGCATAGAGCATGCGGTGGACGCCACCTTATACCTGGAAACCGCCGGGGTCTACCGGGTCTTGCGGAGCGCCAAGAACCGCTTCGGCCCCGTGGGGGAGCTCGGGGTCTTTCGCATGGAGGAAGAAGGCCTGGTGGAGGTGAAAAACCCCTCGGAGGCCTTCCTCTTGGAGAGGCCCCTCGGGGTTCCGGGAAGCGCCATCGCCCTAGTCCTGGCGGGGGAGCGGGCCTTGGCCCTCGAGGTCCAGGCCCTGGCCGCCAAGACCCCCTTTCCCGCCCCCCGCCGGGTGGTGCAGGGGCTGGACCCTAGGCGGGTCGACATGGTCCTGGCGGTGCTGGAAAGGCGGCTCGGCCTTCCCCTGGGCAACCTGGACGTCTATGTGAACCTGGCGGGAGGGCTTAGGGTCTCGGACCCAGGGCTGGACCTGGCAGTGGCCCTGGCGGTGTATTCTGCGGTGGTGGGCAGGCCCTTGCCCCCCGACCTGGCCCTGGTGGGCGAGGTGGGGCTTTTGGGGGAGGTGCGAAGCGTCATGGGGCTGGAGCGGCGGCTTAGGGAAGGGGAGCGGGCGGGCTTCGCCCGTTTCCTGCACCCGGGGAACACCCGGGCCTTGGGGGAGGCGGTGGAGCAGTACCTGGGATGA
- a CDS encoding ATP-dependent Clp protease ATP-binding subunit — protein MNRYDDRARLVFHYAREEGSRLGHSMIGPEHLLLGLMREGGTAARILQEYGASLEAMRRMVEELVGRGEGSRTGEPPAITPRARRVMELASAEARNMGASVIGTEHILLGIIREGDGIAYRILSHFAKDVDAIRWRILSMAEGREREKPVNTPFLDEYGRDLTKEAREGKLDPVIGRQEEINRVIQILARRTKNNPVLIGDPGVGKTAIVEGLAQAIVEGRVPPILRGARVVAIDLAGVVAGTKYRGEFEERLRQIIEELKNAKVIAFIDELHTLIGAGGAEGTLDAANILKPALARGEIQVIGATTTGEYHRYIEKDAALERRFQPVIVLEPSPEETLEILKGLRPRYEAHHGVIIPDEILELAVKIGIRSLPGRNFPDKAIDLIDEAASRVRLNASLGLPVAEEEDGTPVVTREDIEAVVDSWGGIYVDDKDDEKLMRLEEELRKRVVGQEEAIRALANALRRARVGLGGRTRVAASFLFVGQSGVGKTQLAKALAEVLFGSERALIRFDMSEFQEPHSISKLIGAPPGYVGYEQGGRLTEAVRRQPFSVVLLDEIEKAHPDVYNTFLQVLDEGRLTDGMGRTVDFRRVILIMTSNTGYNVGPAIGFTSKEVDTESPLKALFTPEFLDRLDEVIRFRPLTEEELVQVARMMLDDIQKELQSREITVRFSPEVARFVVEQAPKTGSARAIRSIIRERIEDPLSLALLKKPTGHLYVNVEDGHLAFHEVEGEELLV, from the coding sequence ATGAACAGGTACGACGATCGCGCCAGGCTGGTTTTCCACTACGCAAGGGAGGAGGGGAGCCGCTTAGGCCACTCCATGATCGGCCCAGAGCACCTCCTCCTGGGCCTGATGCGCGAGGGGGGTACGGCGGCCCGGATCCTCCAGGAGTACGGGGCGAGCCTCGAGGCCATGCGCCGCATGGTGGAGGAGCTGGTGGGCCGCGGAGAGGGGAGCCGCACCGGGGAGCCCCCTGCCATTACGCCCAGGGCCAGGCGGGTCATGGAGCTGGCCAGCGCCGAGGCCCGCAACATGGGGGCCTCTGTGATCGGCACCGAACATATCCTCCTGGGCATCATCCGGGAAGGTGACGGGATCGCCTACCGCATCCTCTCCCACTTCGCCAAGGATGTGGACGCCATCCGCTGGCGCATCCTCTCCATGGCCGAGGGGCGGGAGCGGGAAAAACCGGTGAACACCCCCTTCCTGGACGAGTACGGCCGGGACCTCACCAAGGAGGCCCGGGAGGGCAAGCTGGACCCCGTGATCGGCCGGCAGGAGGAGATCAACCGGGTGATCCAGATCCTAGCCCGGCGCACCAAAAACAACCCCGTCCTCATCGGCGACCCCGGGGTGGGCAAGACCGCCATCGTGGAAGGGCTGGCCCAGGCCATCGTGGAGGGGCGGGTACCCCCCATCCTACGGGGGGCCCGGGTGGTGGCCATCGACCTGGCGGGGGTGGTAGCGGGCACCAAGTACCGGGGAGAGTTTGAGGAACGCCTGCGCCAGATCATCGAGGAGCTCAAAAATGCCAAGGTCATCGCCTTCATCGACGAGCTCCACACCCTGATCGGGGCCGGGGGGGCGGAGGGCACCTTGGACGCCGCCAACATCCTGAAGCCCGCCCTGGCCCGCGGCGAGATCCAGGTGATCGGGGCCACCACCACCGGGGAGTACCACCGCTACATCGAAAAGGACGCTGCCCTGGAAAGGCGCTTCCAGCCGGTGATCGTCCTGGAGCCCTCCCCGGAGGAGACCCTGGAGATCCTGAAAGGCCTCCGCCCCCGCTACGAGGCCCACCACGGGGTCATCATCCCTGACGAGATCCTGGAGCTTGCCGTCAAGATCGGGATCCGTTCCCTTCCGGGGCGTAATTTCCCCGACAAGGCCATCGACCTCATCGACGAGGCGGCGAGCCGGGTGCGCCTCAATGCCTCCTTGGGCCTGCCCGTGGCCGAGGAAGAGGATGGAACCCCCGTGGTGACCCGGGAGGACATCGAGGCGGTGGTGGACTCCTGGGGGGGGATCTATGTGGACGACAAGGACGACGAGAAGCTCATGCGCCTCGAGGAGGAGCTCAGAAAACGGGTGGTGGGCCAGGAGGAGGCCATCCGCGCCCTGGCCAACGCCCTCCGCCGGGCCCGGGTGGGCCTGGGCGGCCGGACCCGGGTGGCGGCTAGCTTCCTCTTCGTGGGGCAAAGCGGGGTGGGCAAGACCCAGCTGGCCAAGGCCCTGGCTGAGGTGCTCTTTGGCTCGGAGCGGGCCCTCATCCGCTTTGACATGTCCGAGTTCCAGGAGCCCCACTCCATCTCCAAGCTCATCGGGGCCCCTCCGGGCTACGTGGGCTACGAACAGGGCGGGCGCCTCACGGAGGCCGTGCGCCGCCAACCCTTCAGCGTGGTCCTCCTGGACGAGATCGAGAAGGCCCACCCCGACGTGTACAACACCTTCCTGCAGGTGCTGGACGAGGGCCGCCTCACCGACGGCATGGGCCGGACCGTGGACTTCCGCCGGGTGATCCTCATCATGACCTCCAACACCGGCTACAACGTGGGCCCGGCTATCGGCTTCACCTCCAAGGAGGTGGATACCGAGTCTCCCCTCAAGGCCCTCTTCACCCCCGAGTTCCTGGACCGGCTGGATGAGGTCATCCGCTTCCGCCCCCTCACCGAGGAGGAGCTGGTGCAGGTGGCCCGGATGATGCTGGACGACATACAGAAGGAGCTGCAATCCCGGGAGATCACCGTGCGCTTCTCCCCCGAGGTGGCCCGGTTCGTGGTGGAGCAGGCCCCCAAGACGGGGAGCGCCCGGGCCATCCGGAGCATCATCCGGGAACGCATCGAGGACCCCCTTTCCCTGGCCCTCCTCAAGAAGCCCACCGGCCACCTCTACGTGAACGTGGAGGACGGGCACCTGGCCTTCCACGAGGTGGAGGGGGAGGAGCTTTTGGTCTAG
- a CDS encoding PIN/TRAM domain-containing protein, with protein MSPRLLLYLLFALLGYGLAVGLEDLGLLPRSAGLLSLNRLYLIAAGFLSGVLLAPRLEALLEPRLRALRELPPEVPVALTLGATLGLLFTVLLTTLLSQVPGFSPYHSFFLALFLVGLFSYLALGYKDYLRLPQRGPRPQGGKVLDTSVLVDGRLAEVAATGFLEGPLYVPHFVLKELQHFADSQDPLKRAKGRRGLETLEKLKELLPLEVLEETPKGESVDEKLLFLARSLGGALVSNDLALLQMARIYGVKALSVQALAQALRPQLQVGDTLKLLILKEGKEPHQGVGYLEDGSMVVVDGGIRYRGQEVEVVITQAIQTQVGRLFFARPAAEA; from the coding sequence ATGAGCCCTCGGCTCCTCCTCTACCTCCTCTTCGCCCTCCTGGGCTACGGCCTGGCGGTGGGCCTCGAGGACCTGGGCCTCCTCCCCCGCTCCGCAGGCCTCCTCTCCCTGAACCGGCTCTACCTGATCGCGGCGGGCTTCCTCTCCGGGGTGCTCCTGGCCCCCCGGCTGGAGGCCCTCCTGGAACCCCGCCTCCGCGCCTTGCGGGAACTTCCCCCAGAGGTGCCCGTAGCCCTCACCCTGGGGGCCACCCTGGGCCTCCTCTTCACCGTCCTCCTCACCACCCTCCTCTCCCAGGTTCCGGGCTTCTCCCCCTACCACAGCTTCTTCCTGGCCCTTTTCCTGGTGGGGCTTTTCTCCTACCTGGCCCTGGGCTACAAGGACTACCTGCGCCTGCCCCAGCGGGGGCCCCGGCCCCAGGGGGGCAAGGTGCTGGACACCAGCGTCCTGGTGGACGGCCGGCTGGCGGAGGTGGCGGCCACGGGCTTCCTGGAAGGCCCCCTTTATGTGCCCCACTTCGTGCTGAAGGAACTCCAGCACTTCGCCGATAGCCAAGACCCCCTAAAGCGGGCCAAGGGCCGCCGGGGACTGGAAACCTTAGAAAAGCTAAAGGAACTCCTCCCCCTGGAGGTGCTGGAAGAAACCCCCAAAGGGGAAAGCGTGGACGAGAAGCTCCTTTTCCTGGCCCGCTCCCTGGGAGGAGCCCTGGTCAGCAACGACCTGGCCCTTTTGCAGATGGCCCGCATCTACGGGGTGAAGGCCCTTTCCGTGCAAGCCCTGGCCCAAGCCCTAAGGCCCCAGCTCCAGGTGGGGGACACCCTAAAGCTCCTCATCCTCAAGGAAGGCAAGGAGCCCCACCAGGGGGTGGGCTACCTGGAGGACGGCTCCATGGTGGTGGTGGATGGGGGCATCCGCTACCGGGGCCAGGAGGTGGAGGTGGTCATCACCCAAGCCATCCAAACCCAGGTGGGGCGCCTCTTCTTTGCCCGGCCCGCCGCCGAGGCTTAG
- a CDS encoding DUF3234 domain-containing protein: protein MDLSGPWYILEGEPGEHLVLEVLGQRLSGIWTSEALAQGFLARHPELGMRVSALETRALKEAFLRALGMLKVDGVLVDYEPGAHRARMARVEVLLEEVRHA, encoded by the coding sequence ATGGATCTCTCGGGGCCCTGGTACATCCTGGAGGGGGAGCCGGGGGAACACCTGGTTTTGGAGGTCCTGGGGCAGAGGCTTTCCGGTATCTGGACCTCCGAGGCCTTGGCGCAGGGTTTCCTGGCCCGGCACCCTGAGCTAGGGATGCGGGTGAGCGCCCTAGAGACCCGGGCCTTGAAGGAGGCCTTCCTCAGGGCCCTGGGGATGCTCAAGGTGGATGGGGTCCTGGTGGATTACGAACCCGGGGCCCACCGGGCCCGGATGGCCCGGGTGGAGGTGCTTTTGGAGGAGGTTCGGCATGCGTAG
- a CDS encoding TlyA family RNA methyltransferase has translation MRLDRYLVERGLAESREKAQRLIRSGQVKVAGQVVTRPAYPVKEGVQVEVLSPERYVGRGAYKLLGALAAFPVDPQGKVAADLGASTGGFTQVLLERGAQRVYAVDVGRGQLHPSLRQDARVVALEEQDARTLQLPEPVDLVVMDVSFISSTLLLPKVKELLRPGGEALVLVKPQFELWPGAHRGVVREEALRREALERVKGKALGLGFQVLGEAESPLAGKEGNREFWLWLRAP, from the coding sequence GTGAGGCTGGACCGCTACCTGGTGGAAAGGGGCCTAGCGGAAAGCCGGGAGAAGGCGCAAAGACTCATCCGGTCCGGCCAGGTCAAGGTGGCCGGGCAGGTGGTGACCAGGCCCGCCTACCCGGTAAAGGAAGGGGTCCAGGTGGAGGTCCTCTCCCCGGAGCGGTACGTGGGCCGGGGGGCCTACAAGCTCCTAGGGGCCTTGGCCGCCTTCCCCGTGGACCCCCAGGGCAAGGTGGCCGCCGACCTTGGGGCCAGCACCGGGGGCTTCACCCAGGTGCTCCTAGAAAGGGGTGCCCAGCGGGTCTATGCGGTGGACGTGGGCCGGGGCCAGCTCCACCCCTCCCTGCGCCAGGACGCGCGGGTGGTGGCCCTGGAAGAACAGGACGCCCGCACCCTCCAGCTCCCCGAGCCCGTGGACCTGGTGGTCATGGACGTGTCCTTCATCTCCTCCACCCTCCTCCTCCCCAAGGTGAAGGAGCTCCTCCGGCCCGGCGGAGAAGCCCTGGTGCTGGTGAAGCCCCAGTTTGAGCTTTGGCCCGGGGCCCACCGGGGGGTGGTGCGGGAGGAGGCCTTGAGGCGGGAGGCCTTGGAGCGGGTCAAGGGAAAAGCCCTAGGGCTTGGCTTCCAGGTGCTGGGCGAAGCCGAAAGCCCCCTGGCAGGCAAGGAGGGGAACCGGGAATTTTGGCTTTGGCTCAGGGCCCCTTGA
- a CDS encoding glycine--tRNA ligase, giving the protein MPASSLDELVALCKRRGFIFQGSEIYGGLQGTYDYGPLGVELKNNLKQAWWRRNVYERDDMEGLDASVLTHRLVLYYSGHEATFADPMVDNRISKKRYRLDHLLKEQPEGVLGRLYRAMEVEEGNLHALVQAMMQAPERAGGAMTAAGVLDPATGEPGDWTPPRYFNMMFKTYVGPVEDEASLAYLRPETAQGIFVNFKNVLDSTSRKLPFGIAQIGKAFRNEITPRNFIFRVREFEQMEIEYFVRPGEDEYWHRYWVEERLRWWQEMGLSRENLVPYQQPPEELAHYAKATVDILYRFPHGLEELEGIANRTDFDLGSHTKDQEELGITARVLKNEHSTARLAYRDPDTGKWFVPYVIEPSAGVDRGVLALLAEAFTREELPNGEERIVLKLKPQLAPIKAAVIPLVKNRPEITGYAKALKARLQALGLGRILYEDTGNIGKAYRRHDEVGTPFAITVDYDTIGQSKDGTTRLKDTVTVRDRDTMEQIRLHVDELEGFLREKLRW; this is encoded by the coding sequence ATGCCGGCGAGTAGCCTTGACGAACTGGTGGCGCTTTGCAAACGCAGGGGGTTTATCTTTCAGGGCTCTGAGATCTACGGGGGCCTCCAGGGGACCTACGACTACGGTCCCTTGGGGGTGGAGCTCAAGAACAACCTGAAGCAAGCCTGGTGGCGGAGGAACGTCTACGAGCGGGACGATATGGAGGGGTTGGATGCCAGCGTCCTCACCCACCGCTTGGTCCTGTACTATTCCGGCCACGAGGCCACTTTCGCCGATCCTATGGTGGATAACCGCATCTCCAAGAAGCGCTACCGCCTGGACCACCTCCTCAAGGAACAGCCGGAAGGGGTGCTCGGGCGGCTCTACCGGGCTATGGAGGTGGAGGAGGGCAACCTGCACGCCCTGGTCCAGGCCATGATGCAGGCTCCCGAGCGGGCTGGGGGGGCCATGACCGCTGCCGGGGTCCTGGACCCGGCTACTGGGGAACCTGGCGACTGGACCCCGCCCCGGTACTTCAACATGATGTTCAAGACCTACGTGGGCCCTGTGGAGGACGAGGCTTCCCTGGCCTATTTGCGTCCGGAGACTGCCCAGGGCATCTTCGTGAACTTTAAGAACGTCCTGGACAGCACGAGCCGGAAGCTTCCCTTCGGCATTGCCCAGATCGGCAAGGCCTTCCGCAACGAGATCACCCCCAGGAACTTCATCTTCCGGGTGCGGGAGTTCGAGCAGATGGAGATCGAGTACTTCGTCCGTCCGGGGGAGGACGAGTACTGGCACCGCTACTGGGTGGAGGAGAGGCTCCGGTGGTGGCAGGAGATGGGCCTGAGCCGGGAAAACCTGGTGCCCTACCAGCAGCCCCCCGAGGAGCTGGCCCACTACGCCAAGGCCACGGTGGACATCCTCTACCGCTTTCCCCATGGCCTGGAGGAGCTGGAGGGCATCGCCAACCGCACGGACTTTGACCTGGGAAGCCACACCAAGGACCAGGAGGAGCTTGGCATCACCGCCCGGGTGCTTAAAAACGAACACTCCACCGCCCGCCTGGCTTACCGGGACCCCGACACCGGCAAGTGGTTTGTCCCCTATGTCATCGAGCCCTCTGCTGGGGTGGACCGGGGGGTGCTGGCCCTCTTGGCCGAGGCCTTCACCCGGGAGGAGCTTCCTAATGGGGAAGAGCGCATCGTTCTCAAGCTCAAGCCCCAGCTTGCCCCCATCAAGGCGGCGGTCATCCCCCTGGTCAAGAACCGCCCGGAGATCACCGGCTACGCCAAGGCCTTGAAGGCCCGCCTCCAGGCCTTGGGCCTGGGGCGCATTCTCTACGAGGACACGGGCAACATCGGAAAGGCCTACCGCCGCCACGACGAGGTGGGCACCCCCTTCGCCATCACCGTGGACTACGACACCATCGGCCAGAGCAAGGACGGGACCACAAGGCTCAAGGACACGGTGACGGTGCGGGACCGGGACACCATGGAGCAGATAAGGCTCCATGTGGACGAGCTGGAGGGGTTTTTGCGGGAAAAGCTTAGGTGGTAG
- a CDS encoding aspartate-semialdehyde dehydrogenase, producing the protein MRVAVVGATGAVGREILKVLEARNFPLSELRLYASPRSAGVRLPFRGEELPVEPLPEGFLPADLVLASAGGSLSKALAPTWAEGGALVVDNSSAWRYEPHVPLVVPEVNRQEIFRHQGIIANPNCTTAILAMALWPLHRAFRAKRVIVATYQAASGAGAKGMEELLHETHRYLHGEAPKAEVFAHPLPFNVIPHIDAFQENGYTREEMKVVWETHKIFGDSSLRISATAVRVPTLRAHAEAVSVEFERPVTPEAAREVLAQAPGVEVVDEPQARRYPMPLTASGKWDVEVGRIRQSLAFENGLDFFVVGDQLLKGAALNAVQIAEEWLKGP; encoded by the coding sequence GTGAGGGTAGCCGTGGTAGGAGCCACGGGGGCCGTGGGGCGGGAGATCCTCAAGGTCCTCGAGGCCAGAAACTTTCCCCTTTCCGAGCTTAGGCTCTACGCCTCCCCCCGCTCCGCCGGGGTGCGGCTTCCCTTCCGGGGAGAGGAGCTTCCTGTGGAACCCCTGCCCGAGGGGTTCCTACCCGCCGATCTGGTCCTGGCCAGCGCCGGAGGCTCCCTCTCCAAGGCCTTGGCCCCAACCTGGGCAGAAGGCGGGGCCCTGGTGGTGGACAACTCCAGCGCTTGGCGCTACGAGCCCCACGTGCCCCTGGTGGTGCCGGAGGTGAACCGCCAGGAGATCTTCCGCCACCAGGGCATCATCGCCAACCCCAACTGCACCACCGCCATCCTGGCCATGGCCCTGTGGCCCCTCCACCGGGCCTTCAGGGCCAAGCGGGTCATCGTGGCCACGTACCAGGCGGCAAGCGGCGCCGGGGCCAAGGGGATGGAGGAGCTCCTCCACGAAACCCACCGCTACCTGCACGGGGAGGCCCCCAAGGCGGAGGTCTTCGCCCACCCCCTGCCCTTCAACGTCATCCCCCACATCGACGCCTTCCAGGAGAACGGCTACACCCGCGAGGAGATGAAGGTGGTTTGGGAGACCCACAAGATCTTCGGGGATAGCTCCCTCCGCATCAGCGCCACCGCGGTGCGGGTGCCCACCCTGAGGGCCCACGCGGAGGCGGTGAGCGTGGAGTTCGAGCGCCCCGTCACCCCGGAGGCGGCCCGGGAGGTCCTGGCCCAGGCCCCCGGGGTGGAGGTGGTGGACGAACCCCAGGCCCGGCGCTACCCCATGCCCCTCACAGCGAGCGGCAAGTGGGACGTGGAGGTGGGCAGGATCCGGCAGAGCTTGGCCTTTGAAAACGGCCTGGACTTCTTCGTGGTGGGGGACCAGCTCCTGAAGGGGGCGGCCCTCAATGCGGTGCAGATCGCCGAGGAGTGGCTCAAGGGGCCCTGA
- a CDS encoding glutamine--tRNA ligase/YqeY domain fusion protein — MGLVPPCFITEIVEKDLREGKYPKLLTRFPPEPNGYLHIGHARSIVLNFGLALDYGGECNLRYDDTNPETEKEEYARAIEEDVRWLGFTPDRVLYASDYFEKMYECALVLIREGKAYVDDLPEEEMSRLRAEGKPSPYRDRSVEENLELFQRMAQGEFPTGSRVLRAKIDPTHPNFKLRDPVLYRIVHAPHYHAGDRWVVYPMYDYAHPLEDFIEGVSHSLCTLEFENNRAIYDWVIENLKGKCGLPESPRPYQYEFARLDLSHTVLSKRKLIRLVEGGYVSGWDDPRLPTLRALRRRGVRPEAIREFVRRTGISRNEARIEIELFEEMVRDDLNPIAPRVLGVLDPLRVVLTNYDGEERIQAPYWPRDIPKEGARPLPFSPELYIERTDFSLNPPKGWKRFAPGQRVRLRHAYVIELEDVVKENGEVKLLKARIVPGTLGANPQDGVKPKGVIHWVSARHALPVEFRLYDRLFLTEDPEEGGDFLRNLNPKALEVKKGFIEPSVAQDPPDTRYQLERLGYFWQDPVDSRPGRLVMNRIVPLKEGYRPQ; from the coding sequence ATGGGCCTTGTTCCCCCCTGCTTCATCACCGAGATCGTGGAGAAGGACCTGCGGGAAGGAAAGTACCCTAAGCTCCTCACCCGCTTCCCCCCCGAGCCTAACGGCTACCTGCACATCGGCCACGCCCGGAGCATCGTGTTGAACTTCGGCCTGGCCCTGGACTACGGAGGGGAGTGCAACCTGCGCTACGACGACACCAACCCGGAGACGGAAAAGGAGGAGTACGCCCGGGCCATCGAGGAGGACGTGCGCTGGCTGGGCTTCACCCCAGACCGGGTCCTCTACGCCTCCGACTATTTTGAAAAGATGTACGAGTGCGCCCTGGTCCTCATCCGAGAGGGCAAGGCCTACGTGGACGACCTCCCCGAGGAGGAGATGAGCCGCCTGCGGGCCGAGGGGAAGCCGAGCCCCTACCGGGACAGGAGCGTGGAAGAAAATCTGGAGCTATTCCAGCGCATGGCCCAGGGGGAGTTCCCCACGGGCAGCCGGGTGCTCCGGGCCAAGATCGACCCCACCCACCCCAACTTCAAGCTGCGGGACCCGGTCCTTTACCGCATCGTCCACGCCCCCCACTACCACGCCGGGGACCGGTGGGTGGTCTACCCCATGTACGACTACGCCCACCCCCTCGAGGACTTCATCGAAGGCGTGAGCCACTCCCTCTGCACCCTGGAGTTTGAGAACAACCGGGCCATCTACGACTGGGTCATCGAGAACCTGAAGGGGAAGTGCGGCCTCCCCGAGAGCCCCAGGCCCTACCAGTACGAGTTCGCCCGCCTGGACCTGAGCCACACGGTGCTCTCTAAGCGCAAGCTCATCCGGCTGGTGGAGGGGGGGTACGTCTCGGGCTGGGATGACCCCCGCCTGCCCACCCTGAGGGCCCTAAGGCGGCGGGGCGTGCGGCCCGAGGCCATAAGGGAGTTCGTGCGGCGCACGGGCATCTCCCGCAACGAGGCCCGCATCGAGATAGAGCTCTTTGAGGAGATGGTGCGGGACGACCTGAACCCCATCGCCCCCAGGGTTCTGGGGGTTTTAGACCCCTTGAGGGTGGTCCTCACCAACTACGACGGGGAGGAGCGGATCCAGGCCCCCTACTGGCCCCGGGACATCCCCAAGGAGGGCGCAAGGCCCCTTCCTTTCTCCCCGGAGCTCTACATCGAGCGCACGGATTTCAGCCTCAATCCCCCGAAGGGCTGGAAGCGCTTCGCCCCCGGGCAAAGGGTGCGCCTGCGGCACGCCTACGTCATCGAGCTGGAGGACGTGGTGAAGGAAAACGGCGAGGTAAAGCTTCTGAAAGCCCGCATCGTTCCCGGCACCCTGGGGGCCAACCCCCAGGACGGGGTGAAGCCCAAGGGGGTGATCCACTGGGTTTCCGCCCGGCACGCCCTGCCCGTGGAGTTCAGGCTTTACGACAGGCTCTTCCTGACGGAAGACCCCGAGGAGGGGGGGGATTTCCTGAGAAACCTGAACCCCAAGGCCCTCGAGGTGAAAAAGGGCTTTATCGAGCCCAGCGTGGCCCAGGATCCACCGGACACCCGCTACCAGCTAGAGAGGCTGGGTTACTTCTGGCAGGACCCGGTGGACTCCCGCCCCGGGCGGCTAGTCATGAACCGCATCGTGCCTCTCAAGGAGGGGTACCGGCCTCAGTAG
- a CDS encoding DUF4926 domain-containing protein: MIREHDLVVLKHDHREVGLEAGDVGTVVLVYPKGGYMVEFVDHEGNTVALLDLKEDEVLPLRGPALLRAKVLG, encoded by the coding sequence ATGATCCGCGAGCACGATTTGGTGGTTCTTAAGCACGACCACAGGGAAGTGGGCCTCGAAGCGGGGGATGTGGGTACGGTGGTCCTGGTCTATCCCAAGGGTGGCTACATGGTTGAGTTTGTGGACCATGAGGGAAACACCGTGGCTTTGCTGGATCTAAAGGAGGACGAGGTTCTTCCCCTGCGGGGTCCAGCCCTTCTGCGGGCCAAGGTGCTGGGGTAG